One Capricornis sumatraensis isolate serow.1 chromosome 8, serow.2, whole genome shotgun sequence genomic region harbors:
- the LOC138082897 gene encoding pregnancy-associated glycoprotein 4-like, whose translation MKWLVLLGLAAFTECIVKIPLRRVKTMRKTLSGKNMLNGVLKEHAYRLSQISFRGSNLTIHPLRNIRDIFYVGNITIGTPPQEFQVIFDTGSSDLWVPSDYCNSLACSTHVRFRHRQSSTFRPTNKTFRIIYGAGRMKGVVAHDTVQIGDLVSVDQPFGLSVAEYGFRDRSFDGVLGLNYPNQSCSRAIPIFDKLKNEGAISEPVFAFYLSKDEQEGSVVMFGGVDHRYYKGELNWIPLVQAGDWTLHVDRITMKRGVIACSDGCVALVDTGASHIQGPGRLVDNIQKLIGAKRCGFKHYVSCSVVNTLPSIIFTISGINYPVPARAYILKDSLGHCHTAFKEKRVTTSTESWVLGDVFLRLYFSVFNRGNDRIGLAPAV comes from the exons ATGAAGTGGCTTGTGCTCCTCGGGCTGGCGGCCTTCACAGAGTGCATAGTCAA AATACCTCTAAGGAGAGTGAAGACCATGAGAAAAACCCTCAGTGGTAAAAACATGCTGAACGGTGTCTTGAAGGAGCATGCTTACAGACTGTCCCAGATTTCTTTTCGTGGTTCAAATCTAACTATTCACCCACTGAGAAACATCAGAGAT ATATTCTATGTGGGTAACATCACCATTGGAACACCCCCTCAGGAATTCCAGGTTATCTTTGACACAGGCTCATCTGACTTGTGGGTGCCCTCTGACTATTGCAATAGCTTAGCCTGTT CTACACACGTTAGGTTCAGACATCGTCAATCTTCCACCTTCCGGCCTACCAATAAGACGTTCAGGATCATCTATGGAGCTGGGAGAATGAAAGGAGTTGTTGCTCATGACACAGTTCAG ATTGGGGACCTTGTAAGTGTTGACCAGCCGTTTGGTCTAAGCGTGGCAGAATACGGGTTTCGGGACAGAAGTTTTGATGGCGTCTTGGGCTTGAACTACCCCAACCAATCCTGCTCTAGAGCCATCCCCATCTTTGACAAGCTGAAGAATGAAGGTGCCATTTCTGAACCTGTTTTTGCCTTCTACTTGAGCAA AGACGAGCAGGAGGGCAGTGTGGTGATGTTTGGTGGGGTGGACCACCGCTACTACAAGGGAGAGCTCAACTGGATACCTTTGGTTCAAGCGGGTGACTGGACTCTACACGTAGACCG CATCACCATGAAAAGAGGGGTAATTGCTTGTTCTGACGGCTGCGTGGCCTTGGTGGACACCGGGGCATCACATATCCAAGGCCCAGGAAGACTGGTCGATAACATACAAAAGCTCATTGGTGCCAAGCGATGTGGTTTCAAG CACTACGTTTCATGTTCTGTGGTCAATACTCTGCCCTCTATTATCTTCACCATCAGTGGCATCAACTACCCAGTACCAGCTCGAGCCTACATCCTCAAG GATTCTTTAGGCCACTGCCATACCGCCTTTAAAGAGAAAAGAGTAACGACATCTACAGAGTCCTGGGTTCTGGGTGACGTCTTCCTGAggctgtatttctctgtctttaatCGAGGAAATGACAGGATTGGCCTGGCACCGGCAGTGTAA